The Candidatus Cloacimonadota bacterium genome segment TCTGGCAGAAACCATAGAATGGTTCAATAAATATGTGAGAGACAAGTAACGCAATGCTCTGTCTTTGCGACTCGGCGACAGTGAGACATTGTGACTTTGTGGCTTTGGGACTTTGTGAAGATGAGATTAGGCGACTGGGAGATTTAAGAGTATTGATAAGATGGACAAATCAGCTTTTGTTTGTCTTCCCTGTCCCGCCGTAGTTTGAACGTAGGTGGATTCGTTACTAAATTATACCATCCCAATCACTGAAATCTGGCGTCCAGTTGTTCCATTTTCCCGAAAAGAAAAATAACTGCTGTCTTCTTTTGTGCAAATGTCATGATTAAAAATATTCTCTCTCAATATTCCAGCTTTCTGTAGTTTAGTTTTCACCACTTTCTTCAGATCAAGTTTGGGAAATATTTGTTCCACTTCGGTTTTGGAAACAAATTCATCGAAAGTTTTCTGATCTACAGGATAGCATTTTCCGCAGACCGCAGGTCCTATTTCCACTCGAATATCGGTTGGATCGCTGTTGAACTTATTTACAAAAATCTGAACTGCTTTTTCGGCAATATTCAGTTCTGTACCTTTTCTGCCAGAATGCAGTGCAGCGATCACATTCTTTGTTTCATCCCAAACTAAGATCGGAATGCAGTCAGCAGTTTTTACTGCCAGAAAAACATCAGGAACATTTGTTATCAAACCATCCACACCTGTTATTGGTTTTGATATTTGGATATCATCAAATTCGTTCTCTTCAATAATTTCAATTCGATCGGAATGAACTTGTTCCATTAAGATTATGCGATTGGTTGGAATTGAAAGATCTGCAATTTTTATAGAATCTGAATTTTTTAGTAATTCCAGATCGAAGTTTTTATCTCCAAATTTTTTGATGATTTTCAAAAGAATTCCTTTTTCTTATTTTCCTAACTTTCGCTCTTCAAATCCTTCGGTACAATCCGGCAATTGCCGGATCACTCAGGATGACATAATTGATTGCTATGAAAGAAAATACTTATTGGTTCAATCGTCTCGATTGAACTGAATCTTTGTTTTGATCGTCCCCAATCAATTTTTGTTAGAATTGATCCCAAAATAGAGTGTGGGTTAATAATAACAAAAACATTCTTACCTGAAAACTTCGCTTTCAGGCAAGTCTGGAATTTTTGAGCCGAAAACATGAAACTGATAGACTCCTATAGACGTTAAGTCCAACCTCTCACTCATCTTCATAAATTTTTCAACTTCTCTCCCCTGTTTGAGGGGAGATGCCAAAGGCAGAGGGGTAAAAACTTCTGGACTCCACGATATGTGAAGTCCAACGGTTGTTCATTCATCGTTCCATCATCGATTTATAGGCATTTCCCACATATGCAGCCAGCTCTTCTCCGAATTCGGAAGCTGTGATAATTTCGTTGGGATCGACTTCCACATTGTTAAGAAACTGCAGTCTGAGAACATCGCCATTCTGTTTTTCGGGAATGATGCCGGCAAAGAAAAATCCCAGCATTTCCAGCGATGCACAAAATTGCTGACTGGCTGGATTGGACAATGGCAAATCGATGTAAATACAGTTCATGTGACGGAAGCAAAGTTCGCGCAGTCGAAATTTTACAAGTTCCAGAAAATCCTCTCCAAACTTGATGATATTCATGAAAGCAAAACCGCGTTCCGGTTTCACGGTCACATCTATCTGAGTTTTTTCTGCCAGCTTCAATTCACCTTCAAATTTTTCGATCTCATTTCTTTTCAGTTTCCCAATTTCGTAGATCTTCTTGATGATAGCTTTATGATGGAACGGCAAATATGAATCGTGAACCGGTCCATCCAGTATCTTATAATAAAAAAACATTGCTGGAGTTCGTTTTGTTTTGTCTTTCTTTTCGATGTTTTTGAATTTCATAGTTGGCGGAGATAATCCCAATAAAACTCCGGTTTCCCGCGCTCCCAGCGAAAGATTTCCTTTTTGCGAATAGGGATGAACCGCCACCGCTTCGCTATAGAAACCATGAACTCCTGTTTTTCTGGCATGTTCAGCCATAAAAAGTTTCATTTTTTTAAAAAGACCGCGACCGCGATAACGAGGATCGGTTACAGCCATTCCTGTTTCTCCTACCAGATCTTTCGGGCTTGGTCTTATCATGGCAAAATGTCCGATAATTTCTTCTTCAGAATTTGTGTAAATACAGGAAGTCAGGTAGCCGCTTTTTAGAAGTTCTTTCACCTTTTCGGGATAATAAATGAATTCCCAGCCATAAGTATAACCATAAGAACGATAGATGCACCGCGCCATTTTATCGGCATCTTCCGGCTTCATGATGCGAATATTTACTTCCTCATCCAGAGGTGCTTTTTCCACTTCCTTTTCTTCTGGTTTGGAATGCTCAATTTCTTCGTATTGCAGATTTTTGGAAAATTCTACCCGCTTTCCACCACGACCAATATTCAGGAATTTGATCTCATCAGCAAAAGCACGCATCAGCAGCATTCCCAAACCCTTATTTTCATCTGGTTTGAATTTGGTGAAATTAAATGGCAGTCCCTGATCTTCCACAGCAATTACAACTTTACCCGGCTGTCTTTCAATGATAACCTGATACTTACCTTCCTCACCAGGATCGAAGGCATGTTCGATAACGTTGGCACAAGTTTCTTCTGTTATCAATTCCAGCTTTTTTGCATCATTCTTTTCCAATCCCAGGCGTACAGCCAATTTCCCTACAAAAGAAATAACTTCGGACAAATATTTCAGTTCAGCCTTCACTTCAAGTTTGGCAATTTGATTATTCATGATCACCTCTTTAAATTTATGCGTATGAAATTATTCTTTGACTTTTGTTTGTCAATATTT includes the following:
- the pgeF gene encoding peptidoglycan editing factor PgeF; the protein is MKIIKKFGDKNFDLELLKNSDSIKIADLSIPTNRIILMEQVHSDRIEIIEENEFDDIQISKPITGVDGLITNVPDVFLAVKTADCIPILVWDETKNVIAALHSGRKGTELNIAEKAVQIFVNKFNSDPTDIRVEIGPAVCGKCYPVDQKTFDEFVSKTEVEQIFPKLDLKKVVKTKLQKAGILRENIFNHDICTKEDSSYFSFRENGTTGRQISVIGMV
- a CDS encoding ATP-binding protein: MNNQIAKLEVKAELKYLSEVISFVGKLAVRLGLEKNDAKKLELITEETCANVIEHAFDPGEEGKYQVIIERQPGKVVIAVEDQGLPFNFTKFKPDENKGLGMLLMRAFADEIKFLNIGRGGKRVEFSKNLQYEEIEHSKPEEKEVEKAPLDEEVNIRIMKPEDADKMARCIYRSYGYTYGWEFIYYPEKVKELLKSGYLTSCIYTNSEEEIIGHFAMIRPSPKDLVGETGMAVTDPRYRGRGLFKKMKLFMAEHARKTGVHGFYSEAVAVHPYSQKGNLSLGARETGVLLGLSPPTMKFKNIEKKDKTKRTPAMFFYYKILDGPVHDSYLPFHHKAIIKKIYEIGKLKRNEIEKFEGELKLAEKTQIDVTVKPERGFAFMNIIKFGEDFLELVKFRLRELCFRHMNCIYIDLPLSNPASQQFCASLEMLGFFFAGIIPEKQNGDVLRLQFLNNVEVDPNEIITASEFGEELAAYVGNAYKSMMER